The region CGTGGTGAGCGCGAGCTATTTCTATATGTTTTAACAATGCATTCTGAATTAAATCGAGCGAGCGGTGCACGGCAATTTAGTGCACCGTCTTTTTTCTTATTGCTCGAAACACATTTGCTCAATAGATTCGATATTTGAAAGCGGAGAAAAACATGAATAACAAACCGGGTATCCTGAAACGCACCTGGAGCATTTTGAAACAGCCAAGTGCAAAATATTCATTGCTTGCACTGCTTGTGGTGGGTTTCTTCTCCGGCATCATCTTCTGGGGCGGTTTCAATACCGCGATGGAAGCGACGAACCGGCTGGAATTCTGTATCGGTTGCCATGAAATGCGCGATAACGTGTACCAGGAATACAAAAAGACCATCCACTTCGCCAACCGCACCGGCGTGCGTGCAATCTGTTCCGATTGTCATGTGCCCAAGGATTGGGGACACAAGATGCTGCGCAAGATGCAGGCGAGCAATGAAGTCTGGGGGGCACTCACCGGCTTCGTCGATACGCCGGAAAAATTCGAAGCTCACCGGATGGAACTGGCAACCCATGAATGGGAACGCATGAAGGCATCGGACTCGCGCGAATGCCGCAACTGCCACAACTTTGATGCCATGAGCGGCGACATTCAAAAGCAGACGATCTACAACAAGCACATGAAGGCGAAGGCCGAAGGCGGAACCTGCATCGACTGCCACAAGGGCATCGCACACCATCTGCCCAAGGAATACAAGGATCCGGACGAGGAGTGATTTCCTGCTGACATGTACTTGCAACATCCAAACCCTGTCCTGTTCGGCAGGGTTTTTTATCGGGTGTGTTGTGTGTGTATTACACTTCAAGCCCGTTACACATTTCAATGCGCGGTGGCGAGCAAACGATCAGGGCAGAGGCGGGGCCATTAACAGCAGTGTGAAAAACGGTTGGGAATTTTTACATTCTCCAGGTGTGATGCTGAATTTGAATTGACGCAGGAAGATCAATGCTTCGCTTTGTATTTCGGCATGCCGGGATGCTAACGGCAACCAGCTAATGCAACAGTAGATGGCGACACAGGTATTGCCTTGATGTTCTGAACTTCCCGTGGGAAACGTAATTTTTTGCTGACGCGCCCTTCATACGGAAACAGGATCAGAATGCGAGCCCTAATCCAACTTTAGCTATTGTATAAGTTGTCTTGCTATCCGGTTCCCATGCGACGAAGCCTCCGCCAACTGGATATGTTCCGCTGATGCTATAGTTGAAACGCATATAATCAACGCCTACGTTTCCGTGAAAGCCTTTCGCAAACGCATAATCAGCGCTGATCCCTGCCTTGTACAAACTGGAGTTGCCCAAGGCGCCTGAGAATGCACCAACAACATCAATGTTTGATTTAAACGTACTGCCGATCATGGCATTGGCTGAAAGCACCAGCTTGTGTATGGGGGAAAACTGACACAGTGCACCGATACCATAATAATCGTGGTTATAGGTTTCACCTTGATTGACCCCCCTGTCCCATTCGTGA is a window of Sideroxydans sp. CL21 DNA encoding:
- a CDS encoding NapC/NirT family cytochrome c, whose translation is MNNKPGILKRTWSILKQPSAKYSLLALLVVGFFSGIIFWGGFNTAMEATNRLEFCIGCHEMRDNVYQEYKKTIHFANRTGVRAICSDCHVPKDWGHKMLRKMQASNEVWGALTGFVDTPEKFEAHRMELATHEWERMKASDSRECRNCHNFDAMSGDIQKQTIYNKHMKAKAEGGTCIDCHKGIAHHLPKEYKDPDEE